The Patescibacteria group bacterium DNA segment TCCCCACTATCACGGCAATTATAATTTTTGGAAAATTTGGCAACGCTGGTATGTTAAAAATTATCCCGACGGATCACTCTTACAAGTTGTAGGTGAACCGGGTGTATGGTTAATTCGCAATGGTCAACGCCATGCCTTTTTGTCACGTACAGCTTTCTATGCTAGTTACAGTTCAGGCAAAATTTTAAGTGTTTCATCAAGTGATATTGAAAAATATGACATCGGTTATCCGATTAAATTTCCGCGCTATTCACTTTTACGATCACCTCAAGGCACGGTTTATTTAATCACTGATGAAAACATTCTTCGTGGTTTTGACTCTCAAGAATCTTTCAGAATGATGGGTTTTCACCCCGAGGAAATTATTGATGTCACCGAAGAAGATCTAGCTTTATATTCACAAGGCAAACCGATTACCATTAAAAGCGTTTACCCCAATGGAACTTTATTGCAAGATCGACAAACCGGTGGCGTTTATTATGTTAAAGACGCTATCAAATATCCCATTATTGATCGATCAATTTTAGATATTAATTTTCCCAACCGTAAAGTTATTTCCGCTAGCGAAGGTGAATTAGACAAATATAAATATGGCGGTTTATTAAAAATTAATGATGGTGAATTGGTTAAATCAACAGACAGTTCAGCGGTTTATGTAATTGCCCGTGGTCGTAAAAACCCAATTTTATCAGGCCAAGTTTTTAAAGAAATGGGTTATAAATGGGAAAATATTTCAACGGTGCCACAAAAGGTTTTAGACTTACACGACAATGGCGAAATAATTAAAACCGTTAATTAAATAATTTATAAATTAAATATAAATTCATGGCTCTAGTTTTTTCAGCCGTTACCCCCCATCCCCCAATTTCAATCCCAGAGATTGGTAAAGATAATATTAATCAGATTAAATCTACCATCGAAGCGTTTAAAAAATTAAACCGCCAATTAATTGATTTACAGCCAGAAATTATTTTAACCATTTCACCTCATGGCTTGATTTGCGAAAAAGCTTTTAATTTGAGTTTAGCTCAAAAATATTTTGTAAATTTTCAAGAATTTGGCGATTTCGTAACTCAACTTGAATTTGATGGTAATTTTGAATTTATTCATCAAATTAAAAATAGCCTAGTTGATTCAAGTAAAGATTTGCCCTTGATTTTAAATTATCAATCGCAACTTGATTATGGCACTAGCATCCCACTCTATTATTTAACTTTAAAAATAAAAAACTTTTCTATTTTACCTATAAATATATCTTTGTTGAATCATGCTATGCATTTTAAATTTGGCCAAGCCATGGGTCGACAAATTAATTTATCAACTCTCAAAATAGCTGTAATTGCTTCTGGTGAACTAGCCCATACTTTGACCCAAGATTCTCCGGCCGGTTACAACGAAAAGGGACAAATTTTTGATGATAAACTAATTAAGTATTTAAAAAAGAAAGAAGTTGATAAAATAATTAATTTAGATACTACCCTGGTTGAGGAAGCTAATCAGTGTGGTTTAAAACCATTTTTAATTCTTTTGGGAATTTTAGATGGTATCAATTACCAACCAGAAGTTTTATCTTACGAAGGACCATTGGGGGTTGGTTATTTAATGATGAATTTTAAACTAGAATAAAAATATTTGACTAAAATAAAAGTTTTTGCTATAATAAATAAAATTAAATATTAACTTTAAAAAATATGGAACAACAACAAGCCAATCAAATTTTTGATGATATTTTATCATCAACGGTTATGAGCACGACTCTAAACTATTCTGACAAAATTAAAATCATAGAAGCTTTATGGCAATTAATCAAAAATTCAAATTTACAAATAGAATTTGAAAATTATTTACAAGAACAACAACAATCTAAATCACAATATACATTGGAGGGAATTAAATTAATTTTAGAATTTAAACAATAAATATATGGATCAAGAAAACTTTCATTCATTATCTCCTGAGGATATGGGTTTATTGGATAACTCAAAAAATTCATCAGAGCGAAAACCGGAGAATGAAATAGAACAAGATAGTGTTAAAGATCATATAGGTAAAGCTTTATTAGAAAAAAGAATGGCTATTGAAAAAAGGATGCAGGAAAAAATTAAAGAAGCTTTAGCAAAATTAGAACCCGAAGAAAAAAGATTTTTAGAACCATTTATTGAATATTTTGATATTTCTACTAATACAGAAATTAGATATAAAATTAAATCTGAATTAAATCTTTCTGAAAGCAAGGTGACCGATTTATTACCCGAGGATTTTTTAGATAAAGATGAAATACAAAACATTGAACGGGGTTTAGAATTTTCTACTTTAATGGACAAAATTGTTAAAGTAAATTTTTTTTCTCCGGAGCGTAAAATGGAATCAATAAAAATACTAGCCTTATTGAGTGATCAAAAAAATGAAATTTTAAAATTATTTAAAGATAAAGATCCTTTAACTGGTTTGCGGAATCGGCAAGGCTGTGAAGAAATAATGGAACGTGAAATCGAAGATGCCAAACGCAAAAATGAAACCTTTGTCATTACTTTTATTGACAGTAATGATTTCGGCAAGGTTAATAATACTTATGGACATGATTTTGGTGATATGGTTTTGACCACCCAGGCCAATCTTTTTATAAAAAATACCCGATCATCAGATACGGTCATTCGTTATGGCGGAGATGAATTTTTGATAATTTTTCATGACATGACTATAGAAGATGCTAAAAAAAGAATGGAAGATTTATTCGCAGATATGGAAAAAACAGAATTGACAACCCCGGGCGACAAAACTTATCAACCAACCATTTCGTGTGGTTTGGCCGAATTCCATCCCACAGACACTCAAGAAACTATAATTAAAAGAGCAGACCAACAAATGTATGAGGCTAAGACGATAAAAAACCGAGAAGTCGAGCAGGGTATTCCCCACAGAAACATCCTTTATTACGATAATAATTTTGTCTCTGATGAGTCAAAAATAAATACTCAAGCCGCTTAAATCTATGCCAACTAAATTAACTCCAGAACAAAAACAAGAGCAAGAAACTGACATTCAACAAGTGGTGAATCATTATTTTATGAGTAAGGGTTTAAGTTTGGAAAAAATAAAACAAGATGCCAGGCAAAAAAAAATAATCTATTCGCGCCATGTTCGTCCAGCCAAAGAATTAATTGCACTAGCTGGATCAATCAACCAAGCTAAACAAGCGATTACCAAGGTAGCCGCTTGGGCTAAATCACGCAATTTAGATTATAGTATTGAAACTGTTTTTAAAAAATGGCTAGAATTAGATCAACTCAAACCTAAAGAAAGAGTTAAAAAACCATTTTATGATGGTTATCCCCTAGTTTGGAGCCAAACCAAATTAAAATGGTTTGTGATTATGCCTGATGGTGATTGGAAGGAATTTGCAGGTAAAGAAGAAGAAATTGAATGGCAACTCGATAAATAGTTTTTTTATGAAAAAATATTCAACCATTTTTATTGGCACATCGGAATTTAGTTTACCAAGTTTAGAAAAATTAATTCAAACCGATTTTATTGATTTAAAATTAGTTATTACTCAACCTGACAAGCCAGTGGGTCGTAAAAAAATTATAACTCCTCCGCCAGTTAAAGTTTTAGCTGAAAAAAATCATTTATCTATTTTACAACCAATAAAAATTAAAGATTGCTTAAACGAAATTAAAAACATCAAACCAGATTTAATTATTTTGGTTTCTTATGGTCAAATTATTCCTCAAACCATTTTAGATATTCCTAAGTTTGGTTGCTTAAATATTCATCCTTCTTTATTGCCTAAATATCGAGGTGCATCCCCTATTCAAACGGCCATTTTAAATAACGAAAAACAAACCGGTGTGACTTTAATGTTAATGGATGCACAAATGGATCATGGTCCAATTTTAAGTCAAAAAAAATACCAAGTTTTAGAATCAGACAATTATTTAATTTTATCCGACAAATTGGCTAATTTAGGAGCTGAATTATTAATAGAAACATTACCAAATTATTTAGAAAACAAAATTCAGCCTCAATTACAAAATCATTCTCAAGCTACCTATACTCAGATTTTAACCAAGCAAGATGGACAAATAGATTGGTGTAATTCAGCTCAACAAATTCACCAACAAATTAAGGCCTTAAATCCCTGGCCTGGCACTTGGACAAAATGGAATCAATCAACTTTAAAAATTTTAGCCACCGAAATCACGCCGGATCAATTTTCAACGCCAGGTTTAATTTTCAAAAAAAATAGCTACCTCTGCGTAGCCTGTCAAAAAAATAGTTTAATTGTTCATCAAATTCAACTGGAGGGTAAGAAATCAAACTCTGGTTCAGCTTTTTTAGCTGGCCATCAAGATATTCTCAACCAACAATTCGAAAGAGGTTAAAATGAAAAAAATTTCTCAGCTCATTCACACTATCAAAACCATGCCGTCAAAAATCAAAAATATTTTCATTGTTCTTTTAATTTTCGACGTAATTGGCGTTTCGGCGCTGATTGTTCTCTTTTACCTTAAAAATCGCAGCTCTTAGTCTGCGGTTTTAAATTTTGATTTAATTTCTATTTTAAATTTTTAAGTTTTTCTTCCAATTTTCTAATTTCTTCTTTAATCAGAACTATCTCTCCAGCCTCTACCTGACCATGTTCAAGTCTGTACTGGCGATTATTAATTTCTTCTTGAATTTCTTGATGTAAATTTTGAGGAGAAAAATCTCTTCTTTCTAAATCCATATTTTTAAATAATTTAATTGTTAGTCTTGACAAATAATTAATTTAAGTTTATCATATATTAATAATAAAATCAAAGTTTATCAATCGTTAAATTTAAAGGAGGAAATTTGACAACCCCTGCTGAAGTCAGACAAGATAAACAAGGTTGGTATTATGTTGTGCTTAATAATATCGACAAAGATCAAGTCTTGGGAAAAATTATTCCCAAAATAAAACTTGAGTTAATGGTTGAAATTATCGTTTATTCATTAAGCGATGTTGATGGCTTAAAGTTAGCAAATCCCGAATCAATAATTCTGGGTTCTGATTATTTCGACAACCAGCCAGATCATGCCCAACAAATAGCTGATTTCATTAATACCAAGTTCTAACGCAAGACGTCCGGTTTAAAACCCGGACGTTCAAATTTTTAATTTATAAATATCACCGGCACCAATAATTAAAACTACATCATTTTTTTCAACTTGTTGCTGTAAAAAATCCTCAATCTTTTTAAACGAATCAATGTATTGAACATGCGGATTATATTTATAAATAGCCTTAACTAAATTTTGAGGATTAACTTTTTTTTCATGACCACGTGCTTCATAAATTGGCGCTAAAATTATTTCATCAGCCAAATTAAAGGCTTGGCTAAATTCTTTAAATAAATATTGCGTACGACTATTTAAATGCGGTTGAAAAACTGTCCAAATTTTTCTATTAGGATATTTAACTTTAACTGCCGATAAGGTCGCTTTAATTTCAGTTGGATGATGAGCATAATCATCAATAACCACTATCCCCTGTTTTTTATTTTTTGTTCGAATATCAAAGCGTCGCCAGGTGCCCTTAAAACTATTTAAAACGGTTTGAATTTCCTTATTGGTCACGCCCACTCCCTTAGCAAAACTAATAGCTGCTAAAATATTATAAATATTGTGTTGACCAGATAAATGAGTTTTAAATTGACCAAGACTTTTTTTATTTTTAATAACCTTAAATTGACTATATTGTGATTTTAAATTGATTTCTGACGCTGAATAATCGGCTGATTTTTTTAAACCATAACTAATTTGATGGCGCGAAATATTTTTAAGAATTAAACTTAAATTTTTATCATCCTGATTAGCAACAATCAACCCGCCTCGAGGTAATTTATTTAAATATTTTTTAAATGTTTGTTTAAGATTAGTTAAAGTTTTATAAAAATCTAAATGATCGGCTTCTAGATTAGTTAAAACAATAATATCTGGCTCTAAATCTAAAAAAGCCTGACGATGTTCACAAGCCTCAACTATTAAATAATCACTCTGACCCAAACGGGCATTGCCTTTAAATTCTTTAACTTGACTACCCACAATCACAGTTGGATCAAAACCAGCTTGAGCAAAAATCAAACCAATTAAAGCCGTGGTGGTGGTTTTTCCGTGAGTTCCCGATATCGCAATAGTTATTTTATCTCGACTTAACAAACCCAAAAATTGAGAATATCTCAAAGTCGGAATGTTTAATTTTTTGGCTTTTTTCAATTCAGAATTATTTTTATCAATGGCAGTGGTATAAACAACCAAATCTGTTTTGATAGATAAATTTGAGTCTTTGTGCCCAATATAAATTTTAGCGCCCAATTTTTTTAATCCATCTGTAATTAAAGATTTTTCTCGATCCGAACCGCTAATTTGTTTATTCTGTTTCAACATTAATCTAGCGACAGCGCTCATGCCAATACCGCCGATCCCAATTAAGTAAATTTTTTTAATTTGGTTTAGATTCATATTAATTTTAAAATTTCATTTACAATTAATTTTTCAGCTTGGGGCTTAATGAGCTGACTAATATTTTTTTTATATTTTAACTGACGATTTTTATCTTGTAATAAATTTTTAATTTCATTAATTAAAATCTGCGGAGTTAAATTATTTTGATTTAAAATTAAACCAGCCTGGTTGTCAGCTAAAATTTGTGCATTATCTTCTTGATGAGATTGTGGCATTGGAATCATAATAGTAATTTTTTGTAAAACCGATAATTCTGTTAAGCTTGATAAACCTGCCCGACTAATTACTATATCAGCTACCGCATAGGCATCGCCCATTTTTTCTTTTAAAAATTCATAACTCTGATAGTTGTTAAATTTATTTTTAAAATCTATTTTTTTATCTTTGCCAGTTAAATGAATTACCTGACAAAACTGAGTTAATTCTGGTAAAGACTGAACAATAATTTTATTCAAATCTAAAGCGCCTGTTCCCCCGCCCATTATTAATAAAACTGGTAAATTCTTATTTAATTTTAAAGTTTCTAAAGCTTTATTTTTATCAACATTTAATAAAGCTTGTCTTACTGGATTGCCAGTCCAGACGCTTTTATTTGGAAAATCCAGCAAAGATTTTTTAAAAGTAACTGTAATTTTATCTGCCCATGGCGACATCAATTTATTAGCTAAACCCGGACGCACATCTTGCTGATGAATTAAGCTTGGTACTCCCATTAGCTTAGCTGTCCAAATTAATGGTACACTTACAAAAGACCCGGCCGACAAAACTATATCTGGTTTAAATTTAGCTATAATAAAAACGCTTTGGCAAATAGCGATTAAAAATAAAAAAGGCGCTAATAAATTTTGCCAACTAAAATAACGACGCCACTTGGCACTTATCATGCCCTGGTATTTTATATCGCTTAGCATATCCTTTTCTGGTTGACCTTTTAATGTCCCAATAAATAAAAATTCAGCCTGTAAATTTCTGCTTTGCAATTCTTCTTTAATTGAAATTAATGGCGAAACAGAACCAGCCGTTCCCCCACCACTTAATAAAATACGCATATTTAACGAGTTGTATAACGCGACATATTAAATAATAAGCCTAAACTTGCCAATAAAACCATTAAAGCCGAACCGCCATGGCTTATAAATGGCAAAGGTAAACCAGTTAGGGGCATTAAACTTAACATTGCCATTATATTAGCAAAAGCTTGAAAAATAATCCAGCTAGCAACGCCAATAGCTGTTAACTGACAAAATTTATCAGGAGCATATTGGGCTATTTTTAAAATACGTAAAGTTAAAAAAATAAATAAAACTACAATTAAAATTGTTAAAATGAAACCCAACTCTTCTCCAATAATTGCAAAAATTGAATCACCAATCACTTCTGGAAGATAAATAAATTTTTGCCTTGAATGTCCCAAGCCCACGCCCAAAATACCACCAGAACCAATTCCAATGAGGGCTTGATTAATGTGATAACCAATGCCCTGGGGATCTAAAGATGGATTTAAAAAAACCAAAAAGCGCTGTATTCGATATGGAGCTATTAAAATTAAACTGCCCAAAGAAACTATTCCTGCCGAAACAATTCCTATTACGTGACTTATTTTAGCTCCAGCAGTGAAATAAAGGCTTAAAGCAATTAAAATTATAATACTCAAAGTACCAATATCTGGTTGAGCGATAATTAATCCAGAAACTAAAACTAGAATAATTATAAAAGGCAAAAATCCTTGTTTAAAGTTACTAATACCCTTGCCAATTTTTTCAAACCAAGCAGATAAATATAAAATTAAAGTTAATTTTAACAATTCCGATGGTTGAAAAGATAATTCGCCCAAACTTAACCAACTTTTAGCATTCACGTTTTCTGGTCTTAAACTGGGTACAAAAAGTATTAATAATAATAAAACCAAAGTAAACATTAAAAACAAAAATGAATTTTTGCGAAAAAAATCGTATTTAATTTTATAACAGATAAAAAATAAAATTAAGCCCGGCAAAAGACCGTTTAAAATTTGATGTTTTAGATAAAAATAACCATCACCAAATTTTTGGTAAGCGATAACAGTGCTAGCTGAACATAACATCACAATTCCAACTATCACTAAAATAGCGCTAATAATAATTAAAGTATAATCGGGATTATGTTGATATTTTTTAGCTATCATTTTAAATTTTTAACTATTTTTTTAAATTGTCGACCACGATCAAATTCATTTATAAACATACCAAAACTAGCACAGGCAGGTGAAAATAAAATTATATTTCCGACTTGACTTAATTCTTGAGCCTTTAAAACAGCTGATTTTAAATTAGTATATTGATTATTAATAAGATTTTTAGGTAAAAATTTTTTCATTCTATCTGTGCCGGTTCCTTCAAGTAATATAATTTTTTTTACGTGTTTTTTAATCATTGGTGTGATTTTACTAAAAGATAATTGTTTATCAGCCCCGCCGGTAATTAAAACGATATTTTTATTTTTACCCAAAGCTTGCAATCCTGAAATTAAAGCTTCAGGAGTTGTCGCGGTAGTATCGTTATAATAATCTACTTTTTTAAAAGTTCTTATTTTTTCTAGTCTATCCGGTACACCCTTAAAATTTGTTACAACTTGTTTAATAATTTTTAAAGGAATGTGCATATTTTGAGCTACCTGTATGGCTACAGCGATATTTTCTAAATTATGTTGACCTTGAATTTTAAAAGACCAACTTTTTGGTACATTTTTATAACTAAAAAATTTAATTCGACTTTTGGTTTCTTTTTGAAATTTTTTAGTATAATTATTGTCTTGATTTAAAAATAAAAAATCTTGAGCGCCTTGATATTGATAAATTGCTTTTTTATCAGCAACGTATTTTTCCATACTACCTTGATAATAATTTAAATGATCTGGATAAATATTGGTTATTACACTTAAGTGCGGACTAATTTTTGAGGTATGCCAACCCTGTAATTGCCACGAAGATAATTCCATAACCACAATCGAATGTTGAGAAATTTTATTAATCAAAGGCAAAGTAGCCGTATCAACAATATTACCAGCTAAATAAATATTTTTTTTAAAATATTTTTTAAGAATTTCATAGATCAAAGTCGAAGTTGTTGTTTTTCCGCGCGTACCAGTTACGCCGATGATCAATCCTTGAAAATTTTTAGCAAACAAGGATTCGTCCATTTCAATTGGAATTTTATGTTTTTGAGCTATTTTAAAATAAAAAGAATTTAACGGCACACTCGGACCTCGTATAATTAAATCTTGTTTTTTAAAGTCTTCGGGATTGTGTTTCCCTAGGACATATTTAATTTTATATTTTTTTAATTTATCAATTGAAGGTTGTAATTCTTTTTTTGTTTTTAAATCAGTTACCGTAACTTGCGCACCTTGTTGTGCAAAAAAACGAGCATCTCTCCAACCTCGCCCCAACAAACCTAAACCAACAATTAAAACCTTTTTATTTTTATAATCTAACATTTATTTATTTTAAATATGGATTAATTATATTTTAACTTTTTTTAAATTAAAAGACAAATAAAAAAGGGGGCTTAAAACCCCCTAAAGATTAATGGCCATTAAGACCAAGCTGACCTCTGGATAATTTTGACCATTATAATTATAATGAACAGCTTTATAGTTGATGCCTAGACAAATCGGCACTGATGGAGAAATAATTCTGGTTCTGGCGTGGACAACAAACTCATACTGCGGTTTGTAATGTTTTGATGAAATAATTGTCCAGTCTAAGCCCAGACTCCAACCAGTTTTATACTGAGTAAAAAAATCACTACTCAAAGTGTGACGCCACGAATAATGCACAATCGTGCCACTATCGGGAATTTCATACTCATCCATAATAGTAGTTGATTTGAAGCCTACGGCTACAAATTTGTTTATTTTGTAACTAGTGGCACTACTCAAATAAAATCGACGTTGGCTTTCTCGTAATCCTTCGAAAGAACTTAAGTCCACGAAGGGTACCGTGGGAATATCAACTGGTACAAACTTAATATCTCCACGCGCTTCAATCATCCAATAAATTCTAGCTGATTCTATGTCCGAGGTGTCAACTAACATTATTGGTGAAATAAACCGTGTTGCGATCTGTAATTCTTCGATCGGCGTTTCGTTGGAAATATTTTCTCCGTTATGACGACTATCGACGAAATTAACAAAGTTAACCTCAATTAAACCGGCCTGACCATAAGCAACCAAGGTTAAACCAGCGTTTAATCGATATTGATCTCTACCCTTCTCTAAGTTTAAAATGTTGTATTCTAGATGCCCTTCAGTACCATCAAATATTTCACGATGAACGGTTGGCTCATAAGCTAGAATTACACCAACGAGACCGATTAACCAGATTAAACATTTCATTATTATCCTCCTAAATTTTAAAGTGCATTAATTAACTTCTATTTCTATCCTATCTTAAATGTTTTATTTTGTAAAGAAAAAGGAGCTCAATTAAGAACTCCCCCATGATGACTACTTAAAATCGTAGCCGAAGAACCGAATTCGATTCTTCTTAAAAAAGAACGGGATGTATCCCCAAAGACCGAAAATTCCAATCTTCCAAATTATTGGAACAACCGACCAAGAACTTTCCGTTATTGAGGCAGCCAGAAGCCACAGGAAAAGAGCTCCGAAGCTAATAACCCCAAATATGGCTCCCAAAAGGCACACAAACAGGAAATAGTCGAAAAATTTGGCATTCATGTCTTTCCTCCATTCTTAAAATAAATTTATAATGTACAATAATACTAATTATATATTAACATAAGTTTAATTTAATGTCAAGAATAGTTATCCCCTTTTCAACCTAGCTTGAATTTGCGAACTTCTTAATTCTCTCAAAGCGTCTTTGGCAATCCATTGACTACTTTTATAGGGTTGTTTTAAAATTTTTTCTGCTGTCTGAATAGCTAAATAATTCAGTTCTAAATTACGCTTACCGGTTTGACGTAAAGCCCAATTAACTGCTTTTTTAACAAAATTGCGCTCATCTTTAGCTTCTTGTTGAATAATTTTTAAAAATGGTAAAAACTTTTTATTTTCAGCTTTTTTGTCATGCACAGCCAAGCTCGCCATCAAAGCAAAGCCGGCTCGTTTCTCAAACTCTGTTTCTAATTTCGACCACTCATTTGCTTTTTGAAAGGCTATTGAAGTTTTACTAAAAAGATTCATACAACACTGATCACAAATATCCCAAGAATTAAAACCATTAATCCACGTATCCATTTGTTTAGAATTAACCATACTCGGGTCATCAATAATTGAAGCTAAAATACGGGCTTCATGAATTTTTGTTTGCCAAAGTTTTTGAGCCAGATTATGATCTCGTCCAATTTCTTTAGCAATTTTCCTAACCTCGGGCATACTTACGCCTAGAGCATATTTTACATTAATTCCAAATCTGGCCATGCCTTGACGATTTTTTTGACTAGAAACTTTTTTTAATTTAGCAATAATTTTATCAGTCTGATTTTTCATTTTTATAAATAAAACACGGACAAGGTTTATTTTTTAAAATATTTTTTTGCTTGGTAAGACTATCTATTTTTTTATCTTGAATTGATTTTCCTTTGGCCAATTTTTTATCTAAAAATGAATAATGCTTATATCCCCTGTTTTCTATCTCTTTAACTAATTCGGCATGTCTTAAATAAAGCGCTTTTAATTTTCCTTCCCATCTTTTTGTTTCTGGGTGCTGACTATAACCTATTTTTTTATTATTAATAATTGACCAAATTGCATGCAATTCTCTGTGCTCTCCCAATAAATGTTGACGACATAATTTTTTAGGAGAAATATCCCAAATGCGCATATTATTTATTTAAGCTCCAAATCATATAAGCTAAATATGTCGCAAAAATAACCCAACCAGCATAGGGCATTAACAAAATCGAAGATAAAATCTGTTTGCGCCAATTTAAAATAATTATCAACAAAGTGCTAATTTCTAAAATTATCATTTCTATAATCGCCACAAAAATTAAGCCCTGATAGAAAAACAACCATGACCATAAAACATTTAAAACTGCATTTAAAATTAAAACGATAATTATGATTTTAAACTTTTTGTCGTGGACGGTTTTATTCCAAATTAATAATGTAGCTATAGCACTTAAAATAAAAATGATTGTCCAAACCATACCAATAAAACTGCCTGGTGGCGTAAAGCTCGGTAATTTTAAAGTGTTATACCAGTCCATACCAGAACTAGTAAAATAACTCCCCACAACCGAAACCAAGACGACAACTAATGGAATTAAAATGTAATTTAGTTTTATTTTTTTCATATTTTTAAAATTATTTTTAACGATTGTCTCCACTACCTTTAATTTTATTTCTTTCTAGGCGTGAAAAAAGTTTTTTTAAATTTAACTCAGCCACCTCTTGCATTGATAAATTTAATTCAGTACAAACTTGAGCTATATACCACAAAACATCACCTAATTCTTTTTTGATTTCTTCTCTTTTTTCTAAAGTAATTTTACTATCGTCATCGCGAATGACTTTTTTAATCTTTTCAGCTACCTCGCCAGCCTCACCGACTAAACCTAAAGTTGGGTAAACAAAATTATTGTTTAAATTGGGATAAAGCGCTGTTTTACGGCTTTTTTCTTGATATTCTTTAAAATCCATATTTTTATTTTTTTTTAAAAATTTTATTATATAATTTTACAAAATCAATTTTGTCGGCGAAAATTTCACCGATAACTGCAAAAGGAATGGCAATCACAACTACA contains these protein-coding regions:
- a CDS encoding class III extradiol dioxygenase subunit B-like domain-containing protein, which gives rise to MALVFSAVTPHPPISIPEIGKDNINQIKSTIEAFKKLNRQLIDLQPEIILTISPHGLICEKAFNLSLAQKYFVNFQEFGDFVTQLEFDGNFEFIHQIKNSLVDSSKDLPLILNYQSQLDYGTSIPLYYLTLKIKNFSILPINISLLNHAMHFKFGQAMGRQINLSTLKIAVIASGELAHTLTQDSPAGYNEKGQIFDDKLIKYLKKKEVDKIINLDTTLVEEANQCGLKPFLILLGILDGINYQPEVLSYEGPLGVGYLMMNFKLE
- a CDS encoding GGDEF domain-containing protein, which translates into the protein MDQENFHSLSPEDMGLLDNSKNSSERKPENEIEQDSVKDHIGKALLEKRMAIEKRMQEKIKEALAKLEPEEKRFLEPFIEYFDISTNTEIRYKIKSELNLSESKVTDLLPEDFLDKDEIQNIERGLEFSTLMDKIVKVNFFSPERKMESIKILALLSDQKNEILKLFKDKDPLTGLRNRQGCEEIMEREIEDAKRKNETFVITFIDSNDFGKVNNTYGHDFGDMVLTTQANLFIKNTRSSDTVIRYGGDEFLIIFHDMTIEDAKKRMEDLFADMEKTELTTPGDKTYQPTISCGLAEFHPTDTQETIIKRADQQMYEAKTIKNREVEQGIPHRNILYYDNNFVSDESKINTQAA
- the fmt gene encoding methionyl-tRNA formyltransferase — translated: MKKYSTIFIGTSEFSLPSLEKLIQTDFIDLKLVITQPDKPVGRKKIITPPPVKVLAEKNHLSILQPIKIKDCLNEIKNIKPDLIILVSYGQIIPQTILDIPKFGCLNIHPSLLPKYRGASPIQTAILNNEKQTGVTLMLMDAQMDHGPILSQKKYQVLESDNYLILSDKLANLGAELLIETLPNYLENKIQPQLQNHSQATYTQILTKQDGQIDWCNSAQQIHQQIKALNPWPGTWTKWNQSTLKILATEITPDQFSTPGLIFKKNSYLCVACQKNSLIVHQIQLEGKKSNSGSAFLAGHQDILNQQFERG
- the murC gene encoding UDP-N-acetylmuramate--L-alanine ligase gives rise to the protein MNLNQIKKIYLIGIGGIGMSAVARLMLKQNKQISGSDREKSLITDGLKKLGAKIYIGHKDSNLSIKTDLVVYTTAIDKNNSELKKAKKLNIPTLRYSQFLGLLSRDKITIAISGTHGKTTTTALIGLIFAQAGFDPTVIVGSQVKEFKGNARLGQSDYLIVEACEHRQAFLDLEPDIIVLTNLEADHLDFYKTLTNLKQTFKKYLNKLPRGGLIVANQDDKNLSLILKNISRHQISYGLKKSADYSASEINLKSQYSQFKVIKNKKSLGQFKTHLSGQHNIYNILAAISFAKGVGVTNKEIQTVLNSFKGTWRRFDIRTKNKKQGIVVIDDYAHHPTEIKATLSAVKVKYPNRKIWTVFQPHLNSRTQYLFKEFSQAFNLADEIILAPIYEARGHEKKVNPQNLVKAIYKYNPHVQYIDSFKKIEDFLQQQVEKNDVVLIIGAGDIYKLKI
- the murG gene encoding undecaprenyldiphospho-muramoylpentapeptide beta-N-acetylglucosaminyltransferase, which codes for MRILLSGGGTAGSVSPLISIKEELQSRNLQAEFLFIGTLKGQPEKDMLSDIKYQGMISAKWRRYFSWQNLLAPFLFLIAICQSVFIIAKFKPDIVLSAGSFVSVPLIWTAKLMGVPSLIHQQDVRPGLANKLMSPWADKITVTFKKSLLDFPNKSVWTGNPVRQALLNVDKNKALETLKLNKNLPVLLIMGGGTGALDLNKIIVQSLPELTQFCQVIHLTGKDKKIDFKNKFNNYQSYEFLKEKMGDAYAVADIVISRAGLSSLTELSVLQKITIMIPMPQSHQEDNAQILADNQAGLILNQNNLTPQILINEIKNLLQDKNRQLKYKKNISQLIKPQAEKLIVNEILKLI
- the ftsW gene encoding putative lipid II flippase FtsW, yielding MIAKKYQHNPDYTLIIISAILVIVGIVMLCSASTVIAYQKFGDGYFYLKHQILNGLLPGLILFFICYKIKYDFFRKNSFLFLMFTLVLLLLILFVPSLRPENVNAKSWLSLGELSFQPSELLKLTLILYLSAWFEKIGKGISNFKQGFLPFIIILVLVSGLIIAQPDIGTLSIIILIALSLYFTAGAKISHVIGIVSAGIVSLGSLILIAPYRIQRFLVFLNPSLDPQGIGYHINQALIGIGSGGILGVGLGHSRQKFIYLPEVIGDSIFAIIGEELGFILTILIVVLFIFLTLRILKIAQYAPDKFCQLTAIGVASWIIFQAFANIMAMLSLMPLTGLPLPFISHGGSALMVLLASLGLLFNMSRYTTR